The following proteins are encoded in a genomic region of candidate division KSB1 bacterium:
- a CDS encoding TonB-dependent receptor, with translation IKKVELSKGGFGAQYGGRLSSILNVTNLDGNREEFEGTASISLLSAKTTVQMPIGNIGSISGSFRRTYFDKTIAKAIDDIPNYYFYDGNVKAFFDINAKNKLTISGYGGEDVLNLIFNEDASEDVGFNYSWGNTTGSIRWTRVISPRLFANFWITGSRFESDFDFGDTIDFIEKNFVSDITFKGHFEYHLSTHFTTNFGFEQKNLHLIFLQDFPGGKINIDKRSKHYVAFLQQAWRPTVRWDIEAGMRYNFFAADRNFQKWSPRFSAKYRLTDSINLKAATGLYYQFLHRIRRAFIADIWTASNKFQKESSSFHAILGFQKELNRNWELEIEGFYKDYNNIYSFNENVLTELSADAFENGEPVYTETRGVFNRGDGETKGIELMLRKDFGAITGWLGYSLSFTKYTIDGINQGQSFSPRHDRTQALNIVGNLDLKNVFRSLRGQQLIKHRSNWKVGFTFIYTTGQPITLPGSGYFTNTLPDRETTEFEIYPAEINNFRLPPYARLDISLTYEKHFRSWSIFPYLQIFNVGNRKNVWFLDHKLYNFVQRTDVETMFPILPTIGVNFNF, from the coding sequence CATTAAAAAAGTTGAGCTATCCAAAGGCGGCTTTGGTGCCCAGTACGGCGGCAGACTTTCTTCCATTCTGAACGTGACAAACCTCGATGGTAACCGCGAAGAATTTGAGGGCACCGCTTCAATCAGTTTACTGAGCGCGAAAACCACCGTGCAAATGCCGATCGGCAATATTGGCTCGATTTCAGGATCTTTTCGCAGAACTTATTTTGATAAAACCATCGCGAAAGCCATCGATGATATCCCCAACTATTATTTTTACGACGGCAATGTCAAAGCATTTTTTGATATTAATGCCAAGAACAAACTGACGATTAGCGGTTACGGCGGCGAAGACGTTTTGAATTTAATCTTTAATGAAGATGCCTCGGAAGATGTGGGGTTTAACTACAGCTGGGGAAATACCACCGGCAGCATTCGTTGGACGCGGGTGATTTCACCACGATTGTTCGCTAATTTCTGGATCACCGGAAGTCGGTTTGAGTCAGATTTTGACTTCGGCGATACGATAGATTTTATTGAAAAGAATTTCGTTTCGGATATTACGTTTAAGGGACATTTTGAATATCATCTCTCCACACATTTTACAACCAATTTTGGTTTTGAGCAGAAGAACCTGCATCTCATTTTCCTTCAAGATTTCCCGGGGGGCAAAATCAACATAGACAAGCGGTCAAAACATTATGTTGCATTCCTGCAGCAGGCCTGGCGGCCAACTGTACGCTGGGATATCGAGGCAGGCATGCGCTACAATTTTTTTGCCGCAGACAGAAATTTTCAAAAGTGGTCGCCAAGGTTCTCTGCAAAATATCGCCTGACAGACTCCATTAATTTAAAAGCGGCTACCGGCCTTTACTATCAATTCCTGCATAGAATCCGGAGGGCCTTCATTGCCGACATCTGGACAGCTTCCAACAAATTTCAAAAGGAGTCCTCTTCTTTTCATGCGATTCTTGGATTTCAAAAAGAGCTCAACCGAAACTGGGAGCTTGAAATCGAAGGCTTTTACAAGGATTATAACAATATTTATTCATTCAATGAAAATGTTCTGACAGAGCTAAGCGCTGATGCTTTTGAAAACGGCGAACCGGTTTATACTGAAACCCGGGGCGTATTTAATCGAGGCGATGGTGAAACCAAAGGCATCGAACTGATGTTAAGAAAAGACTTCGGCGCCATCACGGGCTGGCTGGGTTACAGTTTGTCGTTTACAAAATACACAATTGACGGTATCAACCAGGGCCAATCTTTTTCGCCGCGCCATGACAGAACGCAGGCCTTGAACATTGTTGGCAACCTTGACCTGAAAAATGTTTTCAGAAGCTTACGAGGACAGCAGTTGATAAAACATCGTTCAAACTGGAAAGTGGGATTCACCTTCATCTATACGACCGGCCAGCCGATTACGCTGCCCGGGTCTGGCTATTTTACAAATACGCTTCCTGATCGCGAAACCACTGAGTTTGAAATTTATCCGGCTGAAATTAATAATTTTCGACTGCCGCCTTATGCCAGACTGGATATTAGCCTTACATATGAAAAACATTTCAGAAGCTGGTCCATTTTTCCTTATTTGCAAATCTTCAATGTTGGCAATCGCA